A stretch of Miscanthus floridulus cultivar M001 chromosome 13, ASM1932011v1, whole genome shotgun sequence DNA encodes these proteins:
- the LOC136499398 gene encoding putative UPF0481 protein At3g02645, translating into MTLEALKERLHKTAERVQTRISMSPAMIHKFPRRLRGLGGEDNRYVVPGVVAIGPYHHGLPHLQEMEEVKHAVAYTMCRGSGRSVDDVYGKIVSIASDARRCYDADDAKVKGLSDAEFATMMFLDGCFLRWFMSSGDDDPLLKGCAISAGPSFLKDISMLENQIPWLVLEVLMEFWPVDMDSLVYLATRFLLCVKEKMVPSWIMRSQRFLHTFLEKCRHVVVPGQKTNTDGETRSITSHGRNFSVCQGDDR; encoded by the coding sequence ATGACATTAGAGGCTTTGAAAGAGAGGCTGCACAAAACAGCGGAGAGAGTGCAGACCCGCATCTCAATGAGCCCTGCCATGATCCACAAGTTCCCTCGTAGGCTACGAGGGCTCGGCGGCGAGGACAATCGGTACGTGGTGCCCGGCGTGGTGGCCATTGGCCCGTATCACCACGGCCTGCCCCACCTACAGGAGATGGAGGAGGTAAAGCACGCCGTGGCCTACACGATGTGCAGGGGCTCGGGCCGCTCCGTCGACGATGTCTACGGGAAGATCGTctccatcgccagcgacgcccgcCGCTGCTACGACGCTGACGACGCGAAGGTTAAAGGCCTGAGCGACGCCGAGTTCGCGACTATGATGTTCCTGGACGGCTGCTTCCTTCGGTGGTTCATGTCCAGCGGCGACGACGACCCGCTGTTAAAAGGGTGCGCCATTTCGGCCGGACCTAGCTTCCTCAAGGACATTTCAATGCTCGAGAACCAGATCCCTTGGCTGGTTCTCGAGGTCCTAATGGAGTTCTGGCCCGTGGACATGGATTCCCTTGTTTATTTGGCGACGAGGTTTCTCTTGTGTGTAAAGGAAAAGATGGTTCCCTCATGGATCATGAGGTCCCAGAGATTCCTTCACACTTTCCTAGAGAAGTGCAGGCACGTCGTCGTCCCTGGACAGAAGACAAATACTGATGGTGAAACAAGAAGCATCACAAGCCATGGAAGAAACTTCAGTGTATGTCAGGGTGACGATAGGTGA